AAGTACTTCAGGAAGGCATTCCTGTACTTCCTGTCGAGGATGCGCTTGTCGAAAAGGAGCAGCAGCCCGCGGTCCTCGGGCTGCCGCTGTACACGCCCCGCAATCTGCCTGAACTGGAAAACGGCTTCCGGCAGATCATTCTTATAGAAGTGCCTGAAATCCGATTTCTTCGGGACGGGGAACGGCAGTTTGGTGAGCATCAGACATTTCGTCCCCGATGCCTGCATATTGATGCCTTCATTGAAGCTTGATGTCCCAAGCAGTACACATCTGTCCAGGTGGTTGAACTGCGAGAGCAGCTTCTCGCTGCTCGACATCCGGGTCTGCCGCAATATGACGAAGTCCTCGAATGTCGGGACATCAGCCGTATATTCATGCACCTTGTCCAGAAGCTCGAAGTTCGAAAACAGCACCATCAGCTTCTGGCCGGTCTCACTCAAGTAGACCGCGATGTATTCCACTATGGCAGCGATGAAGTCATCATCATTGATGTCATAGGCGGGGATGTCTTCAGGAATGAAGATCTTCGTCCCGCCGAACAGATTTTCATTCTGCACGATGAGCGACTTGAACGGCCTGTCGCCATACCAATAGTCGAGGTGGCTGAACCCGCCGTTCACTTCGAGTGTGCCGGACAGCATGATGGTGGCTTTTATATGTCGGGCCCGCTCCCGTAGCGATGCCATATCCTCCTGTTGGACATGAACTTTTATCTTCTGGAGGTTCCTGTTCCCTTCCAGAACATATCTATCCTGCCTGATGGCCGCACCGAGGGTGTTGAGCATCTTCTGATAGTGGTGCATGTGGTTGTATATGACCTGATAGTTCCGTGTGCCGCGTACTGCTCCAAGGAAGGTCGACGTATGCCTGATGCCCGTTTCGATGTGGTGCAGCAGGTCGCTTGTGTTTCTGGCCTCGATTGCAGTGAACATCTTATCTATGTTCTGGTTCAGATGCTTGAGTATATCCTCGAGAAGGTATACGGAAGTCGCATCATTATGGCTGATATAGTTTGCCAGAAGACGCTCCTGACTGGGGGTCCCGATCTGTCCGATGAAGAACTTCATCGCCTGGTAGCTGAAGGTGGTCTTCATCCGCTCTTCGAGCGAACGTTTGAGCTGATGGGCCTCATCCACGATGACCGTATCGATATCCGGGAGGTGGTCGATGCAGTCGATGAGGAAATAGTGGTTCGTCAAGGTGAAGGTCGCATGCCCGGCTTCTGTGAGCGCCCTGTTGAAGAAGAAATGTCCGGCCCCTTCCCCGGCCTGTATGGAGGCGGTCTTGTAGTATGCACGCTCCGGTCCCCTCAGGTGTATTTCCGACAGGTCCCCCGTATCCGTTTCAAGCAGCCATACAAGAAGCTTCATCTTCAGCTGGATGATTTCTGTATTGTTGTCCTCCAGAGACAGCAGGAGCTTGAATGCATCCAGGTTCAGATAGTTCTCCCTGCCCTTCAGTGCCACGGCAGGGATCGGCATGCCGATGGCGGCCTCCAATGCCGCGAGGTCCTCGATGAGGATCTGATGCTGCAGTATCTTTTTTGATGTCGAGATCAGCACCTTCTGACCATACAGCGAATGGAAGCTGATGACGGCGATGAGGAAGGCGATGGTCTTGCCGACACCGGTATATGCTTCGAGCGCAAGATTCTCCTTCTGCTCCAGCGCCTCGAAGATTTCGTTGGCCAGACGGAGCTGTTCCGTCCTGTACCGTCTGCCGGAATGTGCAATGTAGCGATCGTACAGCTCTCCGACAGTGGCAGCCTCCATCTTGCGCCGCTCTCCCTGCTTCCGCCTGATGTAGAAGTCACCATGGCGCTCGAGGTCTTCGGCATCCCCAGTGCGTGATTCTGCGACTATGGAGAAGATGACATCGGATAGATTGTATTTCAATGGCTTCGACAGGTGATAGAGATGCTTCAGCGTCTCTGCGTCGAGTGTCATCATCTTCTGCAGCAGATGAATGAGGAGTTCTGCTGTGGCCCTGGCGTCCTCATCGGCCCTGTGGGCGTTCGACAGCTCCAGGCCGAGTGCCTGGGCGATTTCATTGAGCTGGAAGCGTTCAAGCCTGGGCAGGAAAATCTTCGACAGCTCCACGGTATCGAGCAGATGATTGGGCTGATAGTCGATGCCGCATGATTTGAAGGCAGACTGCAGGAAGCCGAAATCGAATTCGACATTATGCGCCGTAAAGATGCAGCCATCGAGCAGCCCGGCCACCCGGGAGGCGATGTCCCTGAATTTGGGTGCATCTTCGAGCATGGAACTATCGATGTTCGTCAGCTCTCTTATGAAAGGTGTCAACTCGGTTTCATCCGACAGGAAGGTGGAGTACTGATCGGTTATCTTCAAATCCTGTACGACCACAATGCTCAGTTGGATGATACTATCTTTATTCTTGTTATTTCCGGTAGTTTCCAGATCCACTACCGCAAACTTCTGATTCTGCATCTCATCACCAGTTCCCACTATAGTTCTATATCTGCACTTATGACTTTTCTGATTTCACCCGTCCGGTCGAGCACTTCAAGGAATCCCTCATCATCTATGTCGAGGGCTTTTGCCATGTAGCTCTCCCCGGTTTCCGTGATCCTCAATTCCTTATTGAACACGATGGCGCGTGACTTCCATTCTTCCCTGATTGCACTGAACGGCTCGTTCAGGAAACGATGATAATAGTGTTCGATGTTCCGGATGAGCTTCTCCATGAAATCATCAAGATCCATATCAACGTTTACATCCATCTCCCGTTCGATGGATGTGGCGTTTGGGAGGTCCATTATGTCCTCGTCTTCGAATATGTTGATCCCAATACCACAGATTATAGCATTTATGACGCCGCTTTCGCTGACGACTTCGGTAAGGAAGCCGGAAACCTTCCTTTTGTCTATATAGATGTCGTTCGGCCATTTTATGCCGCTTTCGATGCGGAAGGCCTGATCGATCGATTTGGAGATGGCGAGCGAAACGAACAGGTTGAACCGGATGATTTCCGAAATCGGTATATTGGGCATGAGTACGAGCGAGAGGTAGAGTCCCCTATTCTTTGGTGAAGCCCATTCCCGGTTGAACCGCCCCCGTCCGTTGGTCTGCTCCTCGGCCACCACCATATAGGCGCCGTCATGATGTTCCAGCTTCTGCATCGCCTCGATCTGTGTCGATCCGGTGGTGGGCAGGTATTCCACATGGCTGAACAGCTCCGACTGTGCCACGAGCATCTCCAGGGATGTGGGGCTTATGTAGCGCGGGTGTCCGGTCAGGTGATAGCCTTTGCTTGTGACGGACTCGATCCGGTATCCTTCACGCTTCAGCGCGTTCATGTTCTTCCAGACTGCAGTCCTTGATACGCCAAGCCTGTCAGCCATCTCCTGTCCGGAAATGAACCGATCATTCTTCAGTAATTTCAATATCTCCTGCTTCATATTCGACATGTGCCTCCACCCACTCCATTATAATCTTCGTGTCATTCTCCAGTCTGCCATCCAGGATCTTCTCCTCTACCGCTGAAAACACCTTCCTGATCCATCTGCCGCCGCGCGCATTGAAGAGTTGCATGAGCATATTGCCATCAAGATTGATGTCTGAAATGTCTGAGATGGGCAGCTGCGGCTTCAGTTCAATGGCGGACTTGAGCAGATCCTTCTTCTCCTTCGATTCCGTGAAGGTGTTCAACTCCACGATTTCAGAGGCATTCTTCAATATCTTCATGTCATGCCCATAGGCGACCTCCTTTATGGTGCTCGGCCTGTGTAGCATTCCTATCAGTCTGGTGGTGTCCTTGATCTCCCTTTTCATGTCATTTGAGAGTTTCAGTTCATGTAGATGGGGCTCGAGCCCCGGGTTCCTCCACATCTGGAGTGCAATCTCATTTTCCAGTGAACGGACATCCGTATCAAGGAAATCCTCATCCCCGATATTTTCAAGGAAAGCCAGATGCGCCTTGAGGCGGGTCTTCACCATCAAGGCCTTGGCCGCTTTGACGCCGGCCCCCCTGTACAGCTTATCGAGTTCGACGACGCACCGCTCCACCGCAACGAATTCAAGATTTTGCGCATGGGCTGCCATCGCATTTTCGGTCTCGGGAGCGACGTGGAATTCGAGATGGGCAGCAAACCGGGCAGCCCTCAGCATCCGCAGTGCATCTTCGTTGAACCGCTCCTCCGGACAGCCCACGGTACGGATGACCCGCTCTTCTATATCCTTCATGCCCCCGTAGGGATCAAGGATCTCGAAGTTTTCATCCATGGCCATGGCATTCATTGTAAAATCCCTGCGTTCCAGATCGCTGTTGAGCTGGTTTGTGAATGACACCTGGTCCGGTCTCCGGAAGTCGCTGTAGCCCGATTCGGTACGGAATGTTGTCACTTCGAATGGGATGTCGTCAATGAGCACGATGATTGTACCATGCTCCTTGCCCACATCGACGGTGCGTTCGAATATGCGTTCGATATCATCAGGCAATGCATCGGTGGTGATGTCGACATCGTTTATTGCCCGATGCATATGATGATCGCGCACACATCCCCCGACGAAATACCCCTTGTATCCATACGTTTCCAAAGTGCCGAGTATCCTATTGCCTATCAGGAAGAGTTCATGCATTGTTCTTTTCTCCAATCAGCTGGTTGTACAGGGATTCATATTGACTGACGATGACATCCGAGTGGAACCGGCTTCTGATATCTTCAAGCATGCGGGCCTGGAGTTGATTGTAAAGCGCATCATCCTTAAGGATCTTGATGATATGTTCCCCGGCGCCGGTGTAATCTCCAATATCCACAAGATAGCCGGTCTTTTCATGCTGGATGACTTCGCTGATGCCACCGGCGACTGTACCGACGGGAACAGCGCCGCAATTCATCGCTTCAAGCAGGGCCAGGCCGAAACTCTCCTTCTCGCTCATGAGCAGGAAAATGTCGCTCATCAGATAGAACTTCCTGACATCCGTCTGCTGGCCTGCAAATATGACGGATTCCTGCAGCCCAAGGCGTTTCACAAGCTGACGCACGCTATTCATCTCGGGGCCGTCCCCCACAAGCACCAGGACACTGTCCATCTTTCCATGAACACCATCGAAAGCCCTGACGATATCATCGATCCGCTTTATTTTTCTGAAGTTGGAAGTGTGCATCAGAACTTTCGTATCTTGAGGAATGTCATAGCGGGCCTTCATTTCAGATTTGATCCGGTCCCGGTCGTCCATATTGAAATACGATTCGTCCACAAAATTATGGACGGTCTGTATTTCCTTTTCGGGCTCTATCAGCGACAGCGTCTGATTCTTGAGGCTCTCGGATACGGCAGTGACGATGTCAGATCCATTGATGCCGAACCGGATTGCGCTGACCAGGGACATATCATATCCGAGAACCGTGATATCCGTCCCGTGCAGGGTGGTGACGATGCCGACATCCCTCTTTGCCATCTGTCGTGCGAGGATGCCGCAGACCGCATGGGGTACCGCATAGTGCATATGGATGACATCCAGATCATACTCGATGATCACTTCAGAGATTTTGCTCGCCAGTGTGATGTCATAGGGCGGATAACGGAAGACACTGTAATCGTTTATATCCGTCTGATGGATATATATGTTCGGATGGTTGGCATCCAGACGGAATGGGACATTGGAAGTGATGAAGTGCACCTCATGTCCGCGTCTTGCCATCTGTATACCGAGTTCAGTGGCGATGATGCCGCTGCCGCCGACACTCGGATAGCAGGTTATGCCTATCTTCATCAGATCTACCCCCTATCTTTATGGCTCAGATGATAGAGTACCGCCTCAGCCGTACCCTCATTCGTCGCCAGAGGCACGTCATATACGTCTGACAGGCGCAGCAGCGCACTCACATCCGGCTCATGGGGCTGGGCGGTAAGCGGATCCCGGAAGAAGATGATGCAGTCTATCGTATTGTTCGCCACCATGGCACCGATCTCCTGGTCCCCTCCAAGCGGTCCCGATTTGCATCTGTGTACATCAAGGCCGGTATGCTTGATGATTCTGCCACCGGTCGTTCCTGTAGCATATAGTATCTGGTTTCTGAAGAAATCCATGTGCTTATCTATGAATCTGAGGAGGTCATCCTTCTTTTCATCATGTGCAATCAATGCGATTTTCATATTATCATCCGTTCTTTAAGTTGCTGGTATTGATTATAGATAATGTTCCCTCTGGTGTGAAGGCGATTTTGGCACTTCATCATATGATGGCGCTCAGTGTGTATCATATCATAATAATATTAACAGAATTCTGGACAAATAAAAAAGGAACCCTTTCACAGGCTCCTTTTTCGCTTCTAGTTGCCGCTCCTGGCAATCAGAATGAATCTGACAAGTTCCGCCACGGCGACTGCAGTCGCTGCAACATAGGTCATTGCGGCTGCGTTCAATACCTTCTTGGCATGACGGTACTCTTTTTCGTTGACGATGTTCAATGATTCGATCTGGTTCATCGCCCGCTTGGATGCATCGAACTCGACGGGCAGCGTCACAATCTGGAACAGGACTGCAAATGCCATGAGTGCGATTCCGCCCCATAGGAGCATGTTACCGAGTCCTCCGCCTGCATTGCTCTGCGCATACGTGATGAGCATGCCGGCAATGATCAGGAAGTACGAGAAGTTGCTCCCCAGCTGTGCGAGTGGGAAAAGTGCAGAACGGAAGTTCAGGAATGCATAGCCTGTCGCATGCTGGATCGCATGGCCGACCTCATGGGCTGCAACCGCCGTTCCCGCTACACTCGGTGTATCGTAGTTGTGTGGGGAAAGGACGAGCTTCTTATTCTTAGGATCGTAATAGTCGCTCAGGAATCCCTGCCCTCTTTCGACGGAAACATCATAGATGCCATTCTCCTTGAGGATCTCCTCTGCAACCTCACGCCCTGTAAGACCACTCGTTGAACGTACCTTAGAGTACTTGTTGAACGTAGACTTTACGTTCATCTGCGCGAGCATTGGAACAACCATTAAAATCACAAAATATACAATTATATACACGTGGATTCCAACCTCCAAAAGTTTTTCATACTTTATTTTACTTCAATTTTTCTCATATAGTCAATCAGAACGCCTTGGCACAAGCTGATGTAGCAGCACAAGTACGAATACGCTCAGCCAGAAGGCGAAATAGCCGATGTGCTCCTGATATTGGGACAGGTTGCCGTAGACCGGGTACTGTCCGTATACGTAATCTATGATGTCATTATGGAACAGCCAGATGGCTGTAATATAGAGGTGAACAGGCCTGATTTCAAGGTGCGGCAGGAAAAGGAGAGCCTGGACCGCCATGATGCCGTGTGAAGCAATGAGCATCAGGCCGATCCATGAAACAAAGCCCGTCTCCATGAAGGTGAGCAGGTTCATGATCACCGCCCACACACCATATTTGATCAATGTTGTGAACGCAAGGGCATCGATCAGTCCCCACTTCTTTCCGATCAGTATCATGATGATGAGGACCGACAGGAAAAGCGTGGCTGTCGGACTGTCGGGCACGAATGGAATGAAATACCACTCGGTATCGGACAACTGTCCCCTGTACCACCAGTAGCCGTACAGGGTTCCCAGTGCATTGGATATGAGAAGCAGGATCAAGAACCACCTGTTATACATCAAGTCGATAATTTTATACATTGGGATGAACTCCTATTAAAAAAAGCCCTATTGCTAGGGCTTTTTCTTATTCTATATCGTCATCAGTTCGAAGAATTCTCTGCCTCGTCTCGCGATGTCAGCTCGAGATTCGCAACAAACTCGGAAATCTGCTGGATTTCTTCTTCAGTCAACTGGCCTTCAAATGCTGGCATTTCACCTGTACCATTCGTTACGAATGCATTGACGGTCTCAGCGTTGAGGTCGGGTTCGATCAGGTTCGGTCCGGATCCGCCGGTCAATTCACCGCCGTGGCAGCTTGTACAGTTGGAACGGATCAGATCCTGGAAGACAGGATCTTCAGTATCGAGGTTGGAGAATACGATCTGTCCCTGCTGGTTCTGTGTTTCCCAGTCATGGTATGCAACTGATTCCCAAGTAGTGTAGAAGATGATGCCGAATGAGATGAGCATCATTGCCGCTGCTACGGGACGCTTAGTCCAGCGGCGCTCCTTGTTGTTGTCGAGCCAAGGTGCAAGAAGCAGTGCCCCTACACCGATACCCGGGATGACCATCGCACCGATGATGTTGAATGGCCCTGATGCATATGTGTACTTGAGAATTTGATAAAGGAACAGGAAGTACCAGTCCGGCAGAGGTATATATCCTGTATCTGTCGGATCAGCGACACGCTCAAGCGGTGCCGGATGCGCTACTGTCAGACAAAGGAAGCCGATGAGGAATACTGCACCGGTCACCCATTCCTTCAGAAGAAAGTCTGGATAGAACTCTTCAGTACGACCCGGGAATTCCGAGTAGTCGCGGTTAAGTTTTGGTTTGTCATATTTCTGTATTCGTGAATCGCCGACGAATGTCAACCCTTTTCCACGTTTCATATCATTTTACCTCCCTTGTCTCCTATAGTGGTCCTGAAATACCTTGCTTACGTATCATGATGAAATGGATCGCCATCAAGACAAATAGAGCAGCAGGCAGGAAGAATACATGGATGGCAAAGAAACGTGTCAGCGTCTGTGCACCGATGATGGTCTCATCACCAGCGAGCAGCGTCTTGATCCATTCACCGACAAACGGTACACTCTCTGCAATATCCAAACCTACTTTTGTGGCAAACAATGCCTTCATGTCCCAAGGCAGCAGGTAGCCTGTAAATGCAAGTCCGAGCATTACCAGGAAGAGCAGTACGCCGACAACCCAGTTGAGTTCGCGTGGCGCTTTGTATGAACCTGTAAAGAATACCCTTAGAGTATGTAGGAACATCATTACTACTACCAGGCTGGCGCCCCAGTGGTGCATGCCTCTGACGATCAATCCGGCTGCAACATCATGCTGCAGGTAATAGACTGAATTCCATGCATTGATGATGTCAGGCACATAGTACATTGTCAGGAACATTCCTGATAAGATCTGTATAACTGTAATAAAAAACGTCAACCCGCCGAAGCAATAGACGAACGCCGAGAAGTGGTACGCGGGATTGACGTGTTCCGGTACTTCGTGGTCGGCAACATCCCTCCATATAGGAGTGATATCAATGCGATCGTCTATCCAATCATAGATTCTGTTAAGCACATTTTTCCCTCCTATACTAATTTACGAGTTCATTGGCTTTCATTTCGCCAATAGTGATGTAACCATCGGACACGCCGACTTCATACTGATCCAATGGTCCTCTTGGAGGTGTACCTGGTACGTTCTTACCATTCTTCTCATAGAGACCATTGTGGCATGGACAGAAGAAACGGTTCGGATTCGCCTCGTCACCTGCCCAGGTCACCGTACATCCGAGGTGCTTACATACTGGAGACAGAGCGATGATATCCTCTCCGTCACGGTATACCCAGACGAAATCAGTGACTTCACTCACATACCAGCCATCCTGCTGTTCATAGGAAAAGTCCACTTTCACAGGCTCTTCCGTAATATCATCGGCTGATACACTTGTAGTGATCATGGAGCCCGATGCTTCCTCCTGGAACAGCGGATCCAGTGCGAATCTTCCCATTGGCAATATAACACCAGCCGCCATGAAAGATCCTACTCCCATCAAGGAATAGTTCAGGAATTGGCGTCTTGTTACTTTTTGCGACATTCATATTTCCCCCCTCAAACGCGCGTTCTTTTACATATATTAATATAACTAGGACATTTCAATTTTAGCCTATTAGATGAAACCGGTCAATAAGCTATCACAACTTTTGGGAGTGACGGATAGCATAATGGTGTAAAAACACCCATTACTTGAGGTTCCATATTGCAATGATTCTTTTCATGACATCCTTGACTTCATCGTTGATGAGGCTCATCTTCATTTCGAGGCTCATGTCCTCCAGTGGAATCCTGTTCAGAACGATGAAATGTGCATCTTCCAGTTCCAGGTCATGATGGGTCAGAACGATGATCTTCTTGAAGCCGTAGGACTTCAGCTGTTCTATATATGACTCCAGGACAGATGTGATCTGCTCCACGGTCATTACTGCAGGAGTGATGAAGAGACGTCCCTTCAGCTGCTTCTCCAACTGTATCGTCACCGTCTGGATCATTTCCATATCACTGGCATTCGACTTTGCCCCGTCATCCATATCTGCACTGGCAAAGGGGATCACTGCAGTATCGACAAATTCGATTTCATCCTTCAATACTTTCAGGTCCTGATGATTGTAGAGCATGCTCTCACCTTTTCTACTTATTTTATCTGATTGAGGTATTCGGTCAGTCTGATGAAGCGCTTATGGTCTTTCGCATCGAGCGCTTCATCTATCTGCCTTATGACGGCTTCCTGCCCCATCTTCTCCAGCGTACTGTCCATGTCCGTTTCAAGTGACTTCATCTTCTGGTAGCGTGCATCATGCCGGCTGAGGTTGAAATGCAGGAACAGTGTATGCTCCTGGTTCATGTTCAGCTCATGGAAGATGACTTCACCATCAACAGTGACCGTATTCCCCTTTTCGAAAAGGAGTGTGGGACTGGCGCTCCCGCTGTCGGAGATGCGCAGCTTCCTGTCGACGGTGCCCTCGTCTCGAAAGACGACATTTCTGGACACCGTCGGGTGGGACTTGATGAAGTTCAGTATCCACACCGCCACCCGGTCATCGAATTCATAATTGTATAGTATATAGTCAATGAAATCTTTCCTATATTTGGTCATGTTCATCATCAAAACGCTCCTTCTCGAACTGCCAATCCACATTGTCAGGTTCCATAATGATGAGTTTATCCAGTACATCCTTTCTTGAAGGATGCCGGATTTCCGTCAAGTACTCATAGTAGTCCGTATAGAACTCGATGGATTCCCCGATCAGCTTCGATGCCTCCTGGTACAGGGACAGCGCATCGGCATCATTTTCATTCTCCTGCTGGATCTTTGCCAGAAGATAGAGGCTTTCCCCGGAGAGCGCATGGGTGTCGAGGTGTGATGTGTATGCACCGACTTCCGTAGTGCGTCCAGTCTTCAGCAGCGTCTCGAAAAGCATCAGGTAGGCGTCATCATAATCCTGATCCAGGGAAATCGCCCTGTCGAAGCTATCAAGCGCCTTCTCCTCCTCCGCGTTACGGAAGTGGAGTCTGCCGAGGTGGAAGAAGAAGAGAGGCTCCGTGTCGTCTTCTTTGATGTAGTCCCCGATCAGTTCTATGGCTGCATCAAGATCATGTTCGGTCTCGTGGACGTTCATGAGCAGGATGTAGGCATTGACGTAGTAGGGTTCATTCTCTATCACCTGTCTGAGGAGGTTCTTGGCGGATTCGTAAGACTGCAGTTGATACTCGAGAAGCGCCTTCCTGTAGTAGTCGTCGTTGGAATAGTATTTATCGTCTGCAGCCTCGAAGTACATCTGTGCATTTTCAAGGTCGAGCTGATTCATGTGGAGTTCGGCGAGGCGCAGATTCAGTTCCACACCGTTCACTTCCTGGAAGCCATTGCTGATGAGCATTTCGTAATGCCGGATGGCATCCGGGAATTCACCATCCTCATAATAGATTTCTGCAAGGGCGAAATCCAGTATCGGATCATCACTCAGCGCCTTCGCTTCCAGCAGCGACCTTACAGCGACATCGCTCATGTTGAGCTGCTGGAAGATTTCCGCCTTCAGCATAAGGACAGCCGGCGTCTTGTCGGCTTCATTCACCAGGCTCAATGCTTCATCCAGGCGGCCATCTGTAATCAGTATATCCACCAGGTAGGCAAGCACCTCGTCGTCATGTCCGGTATTACTGTGGAGATGCGAGAAGATCGTCTCAGCAGGCTTGTGGAGACCTGACGCGATCAGCGTGTCCCCGAGGATGAAGAGTGCTTCAAGATCCATCTCATCAACGAGCTGGCTGATGTTGCCGAGCACCTCATCGAGTTTCCTTTCAGGGTACTCCCCTTTTTTCAGTTGATCAATAACTTCATATATCTGGTCCTGCATATTATGCTTCCTTCCTTAACTTTTCCAGATCCTCCATAAATCCTGGATAGGATATGTCAATGGCAGAAACATCATCGATTTCTATCGGTGTGTCACTGATGATGGAGGAAATGATCAGCATCATTATGATGCGATGGTCATTATACCCTTTTACCGGCGTATTTTCCTCTATGGAGACTTGGCCCGGATGTACGGTGAAGCCATCATCATACTCCGTAAAGCTGATTCTGAACTTTGAAAGCTCGTCGATGACGGCCCGGATCCGGTCCGTTTCCTTATATCTCAGTTCGTCCGCATCCCTGACAGTACACGCTTCGGTACTGTAGGCGGCAAGCAGTGCAATGATCGGGATCTCATCGATGAGGCGAGGGATGATGTCGCCGGAGATATCGAATCCTTTGAGGTTTGGCGTATGGGAGGCATGGACCGTTCCTATTGCCTCACCTTCACTGGATGTCTGTTCGACCCTCACATCGGCACCCATCATTTCGAGTACATCAAGGATGCCGGAACGTGTGCTGTTGAGGGAGACATTTTCAACAGTGATGCTCGAACCGGGCTTCAGCACAGCAAGTACGATGGGAAATGCTGCCGACGAGATGTCTCCGGGAACCGTAACATCGGAAGCGGACAACGCATTGCCGCCCTTGAGCCTGATTACGCCGTCTTCTGCAGAAATGTCCGCCCCGAACTGTTCAAGCATGATTTCAGTATGATTCCGTGAAGGGGATGGTTCATGGATGACGGTCGTCCCTTCCGTATAGAGGGCGGCGAGCAGAATGGCACTCTTCACCTGGGCGCTTGCCATCGGCATCGTATAGCTGATTGGGGAAAGCCTGGCCGGCCTGATGATGATGGGCGGATATTTTTCATCCTTCAGCGAAATGTCTGCGCCCATTTCAGTGAGTGGCCGCTGGATGCGGTCCATCGGACGCTTGGCGATCGACTCATCCCCCTCCATCTCGGCAGCGAGGCCGAGCCCGGCGATCAGCCCGGTGAGCAGACGGGTCGTCGTCCCGGAGTTGCCGGTATACAAAGTCTTCGCAGGGGCGTGAAGCTGTGCGGCG
The sequence above is drawn from the Salinicoccus roseus genome and encodes:
- a CDS encoding menaquinol-cytochrome c reductase cytochrome b/c subunit, with translation MKRGKGLTFVGDSRIQKYDKPKLNRDYSEFPGRTEEFYPDFLLKEWVTGAVFLIGFLCLTVAHPAPLERVADPTDTGYIPLPDWYFLFLYQILKYTYASGPFNIIGAMVIPGIGVGALLLAPWLDNNKERRWTKRPVAAAMMLISFGIIFYTTWESVAYHDWETQNQQGQIVFSNLDTEDPVFQDLIRSNCTSCHGGELTGGSGPNLIEPDLNAETVNAFVTNGTGEMPAFEGQLTEEEIQQISEFVANLELTSRDEAENSSN
- the qcrB gene encoding menaquinol-cytochrome c reductase cytochrome b subunit — protein: MLNRIYDWIDDRIDITPIWRDVADHEVPEHVNPAYHFSAFVYCFGGLTFFITVIQILSGMFLTMYYVPDIINAWNSVYYLQHDVAAGLIVRGMHHWGASLVVVMMFLHTLRVFFTGSYKAPRELNWVVGVLLFLVMLGLAFTGYLLPWDMKALFATKVGLDIAESVPFVGEWIKTLLAGDETIIGAQTLTRFFAIHVFFLPAALFVLMAIHFIMIRKQGISGPL
- a CDS encoding ubiquinol-cytochrome c reductase iron-sulfur subunit, which codes for MSQKVTRRQFLNYSLMGVGSFMAAGVILPMGRFALDPLFQEEASGSMITTSVSADDITEEPVKVDFSYEQQDGWYVSEVTDFVWVYRDGEDIIALSPVCKHLGCTVTWAGDEANPNRFFCPCHNGLYEKNGKNVPGTPPRGPLDQYEVGVSDGYITIGEMKANELVN
- a CDS encoding DUF2487 family protein, with protein sequence MLYNHQDLKVLKDEIEFVDTAVIPFASADMDDGAKSNASDMEMIQTVTIQLEKQLKGRLFITPAVMTVEQITSVLESYIEQLKSYGFKKIIVLTHHDLELEDAHFIVLNRIPLEDMSLEMKMSLINDEVKDVMKRIIAIWNLK
- a CDS encoding YpiB family protein, with the translated sequence MMNMTKYRKDFIDYILYNYEFDDRVAVWILNFIKSHPTVSRNVVFRDEGTVDRKLRISDSGSASPTLLFEKGNTVTVDGEVIFHELNMNQEHTLFLHFNLSRHDARYQKMKSLETDMDSTLEKMGQEAVIRQIDEALDAKDHKRFIRLTEYLNQIK
- a CDS encoding tetratricopeptide repeat protein translates to MQDQIYEVIDQLKKGEYPERKLDEVLGNISQLVDEMDLEALFILGDTLIASGLHKPAETIFSHLHSNTGHDDEVLAYLVDILITDGRLDEALSLVNEADKTPAVLMLKAEIFQQLNMSDVAVRSLLEAKALSDDPILDFALAEIYYEDGEFPDAIRHYEMLISNGFQEVNGVELNLRLAELHMNQLDLENAQMYFEAADDKYYSNDDYYRKALLEYQLQSYESAKNLLRQVIENEPYYVNAYILLMNVHETEHDLDAAIELIGDYIKEDDTEPLFFFHLGRLHFRNAEEEKALDSFDRAISLDQDYDDAYLMLFETLLKTGRTTEVGAYTSHLDTHALSGESLYLLAKIQQENENDADALSLYQEASKLIGESIEFYTDYYEYLTEIRHPSRKDVLDKLIIMEPDNVDWQFEKERFDDEHDQI
- the aroA gene encoding 3-phosphoshikimate 1-carboxyvinyltransferase, which encodes MKSLMNSKFNGTLKVPGDKSITHRALMFGALAAGTTRIHYPLPSEDTHRTLECMRALGAEVEQKQEEWVVTSPGAAQLHAPAKTLYTGNSGTTTRLLTGLIAGLGLAAEMEGDESIAKRPMDRIQRPLTEMGADISLKDEKYPPIIIRPARLSPISYTMPMASAQVKSAILLAALYTEGTTVIHEPSPSRNHTEIMLEQFGADISAEDGVIRLKGGNALSASDVTVPGDISSAAFPIVLAVLKPGSSITVENVSLNSTRSGILDVLEMMGADVRVEQTSSEGEAIGTVHASHTPNLKGFDISGDIIPRLIDEIPIIALLAAYSTEACTVRDADELRYKETDRIRAVIDELSKFRISFTEYDDGFTVHPGQVSIEENTPVKGYNDHRIIMMLIISSIISDTPIEIDDVSAIDISYPGFMEDLEKLRKEA